Within the Bdellovibrionales bacterium genome, the region GCCACCGCCGAAGGCCTCACCGCCCACGCTGGCGCGGTGAAGGTGCGGATGGGGGCATAAAAAAAGGAAGCCGCTTGCGCGGCTTCCTTCCTAAACGCTAATCTCTGAACACTTACTTCGGCGCGATGATCATCACAATCTGACGGCCTTCGAAGCTGGGTTCGGACACGACCTTACCCACATCGTCCAAAAGCTCACGCACGCGCTTAAGCAAAGCCTGCGCGATGTCTTGGTGAGCCATCTCGCGGCCACGAAAACGCAAGGTGATCTTGACCTTGTCGCCCTCTTCCAAAAAGGTGCGCGAGTTTTTCATTTTGATGTTGAAGTCATGATCGTCGATCCCCGGACGGAGCTTGATTTCTTTCAGCTCAACGACCTTTTGCTTTTTGCGGGCTTCGGCGGCTTTCTTCTGCAGTTCGAAACGATATTTACCGTAATCGAGGATTTTACAGACGGGCGGCTCGGCTCCGGGCGAAATCTCGACAAGATCCAATCCTGTCTCTTCCGCTTTGGCCATAGCATCACGCACGCTCATAAGACCGAGCATTTCTCCGTCGCTATCGATGACACGAATTTGTTTGGCAATAATGGCTCCATTAACGCGGGGGCCTTCTTCTTTGTCGCGCCGGACGGGCCCTTCGGGGCGTGATCCGGATAAAGGTGGACGAGCGATGGACGTATCTCCTCTTTTGTTGATGCATAATAAACCATGCCTTAGGCGGCGCATGATGGTCAAAAAAAAGGGGGCTGGCAAGCCCCCTTTCCTTTAAAATCGACCCCAAACCCGTTATTTGCGCAATAAATCGGGCGGTGTGGCTTCTTTGACCAGTCTTTGGGTGGCCTCAATCAGCCCCACGACCTCCTGCGCTGGCCCATCCAGACGGCGAATAGCCACGCTTTGGCCCTCCGCTTCCTTCTTGCCAACCACCAGAATCGCAGGGATTTTCTGCAAAGAATGGTCGCGGATCTTAGAATTGATCTTCTCAGAGCGCAGATCGATCTGAACGCGCAGCCCTGCATCAAGGAGTTTTTTATAAACCTCCTCCGCATAGGCATAGGCATCATTCGTGATCGTGCAGATGACGACTTGGACAGGCGCCATCCAGAACGGGAACTTGCCTGCATAGTGTTCGACCAGCACGCCCATAAAGCGATGGAACGTGCCCAACGTTGCACGGTGCAGCATGACGGGACGATGCTTTTGACCATCTTCCGCAACATAGGCGATGTCGAGACGCTCTGGCAAAACGAAGTCGCATTGCAGCGTGCCGCATTGCCATTCGCGCCCGATGGCGTCGCGAAGATAAAACTCAATCTTCGGGCCATAGAACGCGCCGTCGCCTTCATTCAAATCGTATTCAAGCCCTGCGCCTTTCAGCGCTGCGTGCATCGCGCCTTCGGCTTTGTCCCACACCTCGTCCGAGCCGCCGCGCACATCAGGGCGCGTGGCAAGGCGAACGCGATGGATCGTGAAGCCCATATCCGTATAGGTTTCCTCCACCAGCTTACAAAACTGAAGGCTCTCGCCCATAATCTGCGCCTCGGTGCAGAAAATATGGCCGTCATCCTGCGTCATCTGGCGCACACGCAAAAGGCCGTGCATCGCGCCATGCGCTTCGTTGCGATGGCAGTTTCCAAACTCGGCCATACGAATGGGCAGATCGCGATAACTCTTGATCCCCTGCTTAAAGATTTGAGCGTGGCCCGGACAGTTCATCGGCTTAAGCCCCAGAACCTCATCGCGAGAGCCTTCCTCATCCGACTTGGCAATCTGCACCTTGAACATCTTGTCGCCATACATATCCCAATGGCCCGATGCCTTAAACAGTGAGCTATCGTAAAGCTGTGGCGTCTTGACCTCAATATAGCCCGTCGCATCCTGACGGCGGCGCATATAGGCCTCTAGGCAGCGATAAACCGCCCAGCCCTTTTGATGCCAGAAGACCGAGCCGGGCGCTTCGTCTTGGAAGTGATAGAGGTCAAGCTCACGCCCCAGTTTGCGATGATCGCGCTTTTCGGCTTCCTCGATCATCATCAGATAGGCTTCCAGCTCCTTATCATCGCGCCACGCCGTGCCATAGATGCGCTGCAAAACCGCGTTCTTGCTGTCGCCGCGCCAGTACGCGCCCGCGAGCTTCGTCAGCTTAAACGCCGTGCCAATCGTGCCCGTCGAAGGCAAGTGAGGCCCACGGCACAGATCGCCCCACGCGCCTTGCGTATAAAGCGTGATGGTTTGGTCTTCAGGAAGGTCGCGGATCAACTCAACCTTGTACTTTTCGCCCTTCGCTTCGAAATGCGCGATAGCGTCCGCGCGGCTCATCACCTTGCGTTCAAGCGGCGCATTGCGCTTCATAATCTCGCGCATTTTTTCTTCGATCTTCGGGAAATCCTCGGTCGAGAACGGCTCATCGCGCGCAAAGTCATAGTAAAAGCCGTTCTCAATCGACGGCCCGATGGTCACTTGCGTGCCGGGAAAAAGCTCCTGCACCGCTTCAGCCATCACATGAGAGGTATCGTGGCGGATCAGCTCAAGCGCCTCGGGCGATTTGCGCGTGATAATCTCAACCTTGCCGCTTGTCTCAAGCGTTCGCGCCAAATCCAGCGTCGTGCCGTTCAGTTTAACGGCAAGCGCCGCCTTGGCCAGACCGGCGCCGATGCTCGTCGCCAGCTCCAGCCCAGTAACGGGGGAGGGAAGTGACTTTACGCTACCGTCAGGCAGGGTAAAGGAAAGCGGCTCTTGCGCCGCTGTGGTTGCTAGGTTGCTCATGCTTTTATTATCAACATATTGCAGGGGCCGTTGGCAAGCCCGATTAGCACTTGACGGGGCGCTATTTATTGTATATACTACAATTCATGGAATTTGAGTGGAACGAGAATAAGAACGCGGCGAACATCGGACGTCACAAGATCAGCTTTGATGCTGTCTTTGACTTCGATTGGGCGCATGCGCTTATAACGGATCGCACAAGGCATGCGGATGGAGAGCCGCGCTTTGCGGCAATCGGCATTCTCTATGGGAAAATTTATACGATCATTTATACCCATCGCGAAGAGCGCCGCCGGATTATTAGCCTTCGTCGATCCAACAAACCTGAGGAGAAGGCCTATGACGAAATCCACTAGCTATAAGACTTATGACGACGATGCCCCTTTGACAAAGACCGAGTTGAGAAGGCTTCGTCCGGCCCGCGAAGTCGATCCTGAGTTGGTCGCGGCTCATAAGGCAGGAACGCTAAAGCGCGGGCGAGGACGCCCGCCCTCGTCCAACAAAACGCCCATCAGCATTCGGGTCGATAACGACGTGCTGGAATTCTTCAAGGCCAAAGGTGCGGGATGGCAAACGCGCATGGGGGATGCTCTACGCGCCTTCGTGGACGTGGCACGTTAAAAAAAGCGGCTAAGGACGTTGTTTGATCCGGTCGATCAGCTGCTGCGTCAGGCCTTGATAATCGCCGTCAAAGTGATGACCACCGGATAGTCCCAGCGTCTCGACCTGTGGCTGGTGAAGAGCGGGACACAGGCTCTCGGAATCATCATCATCGGCGTTTTCGCTCTGCCCATAAACGCAAAGGGTTTTAATCGAGGGGGGGATTTTCTTGATCTGTTCCTTGTTGTCGTAACGGGTGTCGCCGATGCCCACAAAACTGCCCGCCGTAATTTCAAACAACGCATAGCGCGTGAAGCCGAGCAGCCCCATGAACGAAACGTGGCTGGCCGTTTTCATCTGTGTAATCGCAAAAGGCAACAAGTCAGCGCCAAAGGAATAGCCGATCAGCGCAACGCGCCGCTTGTTCCACGCTTGCTGCGCCTCTGCCACAACGCGATCCAGCATGGCCGCCGTTTCAGCAGGCGTTTTTTCGTTCCAGAAATAGCGCAGGCTATCAATCCCGATGACAGCATAACCAGCCTTTTGCATTTTCTCGCCGATCTGGCGATCAATGTCGCGCCAACCGCCATCACCAGAAATCAGGATAACAAGCCAGTCATTATCCTCGGCAGGAAGATACTCAAGCGGCAAGTCTTTTAAGGCGTCAATGGCCTCTGCCTGTTTTTTGGCCTGAAGCTTTTTCAAGCCGTCATCGATAAAAGAACGCGCGTCGTCAGAGGCCTGAACAGGCCACGTCGAGGAATCCACCCCGCACCCTTCCTGCGCAGCCAGAAACAACCCCTCATCCGCCTTGACGACACCGCTTTTCGCCAAGCGATAGGCTTTATCTTGACGAACCATGCGAGAGCCCAGACACAGCAGTTTGGAAACAGCGGAGGCAGCGCAGAACTGAGGCGCTAGCGCCCCCTTATACGTTCCGGGAAGCGCTTGCAGCATGGTGGTCGCCGCCAAAATACCGCTATCGCCAAGACCAACGATAAGAGGACGGTGATACATCGGATGATCGGGCGTTTTTTGAAGATCCTGTGCAGCTTCCTCAATCAAGCCGGAAGGATAAACGCATTCCGCATCGGATCCCTTCGTGCTGGCTTCAAAGACTTTGGCGTCCAGTCCCAAGACGGCATAGCCCTCGTGCGCCAGATGCCGTGCCGTATGCGCGGTTTGTTCGTCCCAACCTGTTGAAGGAGACAGCACGGCAACAAACCCAATCGATGGGCCTTCGTCAGGCTTATAAAACCAGCTAGACCCAAAATAGGGGATTGTCACAGGCGTAGGAATTGACGCCCATGCGGGACTCGCCCAAAGAAGGAAAAGCAAAAAAAGAGATTTTCTCATTTTCTAAATAACCCTTTGATACCGCCCGCGATCAAGATGGCCACTTCAAGAAGGAGCGAGAGAACCGATCCGCCTGCAAACGCCAAATACCGTGGCCGCCAGACCGGATGATACTTGTTCTTAAAGGAATAGAGCCCTTTAAAGTTATAGAAACTTTCGCCATGGGTATAAATAAAAGCACCCCACCTTGTCCAGAGCGGCGCAAGGCGGTGCGATAAAAACCCGACCATGGGGGCCATGCCAAGGTTAAAATAGGCATAGCCTTGTTCCTTACCCCAAACCAGCATGCTCCCAAACAGAAAATCCATCGTTCCTTGCGGCGCGTCAACGGCGTGACGCATCAAATCAACGCTCAACTCTTGCTTTTCATCCAAAGCCCAAACATTGGCAAACGCCACGATGCGCCCTTGGTAGCGCACTACGGCAACGGGAAACTGCTCGATATAAGACGCACGATAAGCACCCAGCGAAAAAGTTTTCTCACGTGTTTTCTTTTCGGTCAGCCATTGATCGGAAATCGCGTGCAACGCTGGCTCAATCTGCGCGACGCCCTCCATAGGTACAATCTCAAACGTCAGGTTCTGGTGCTCGCCCCGTGTTAGGTTCTGGCGAATCTGCTTATAACGCCCACCCTCCAGCGTAAAATCTTTAAGGTCGAGGCGCGCTTCCTCGCCCAGCCGCGCAAACTGCATGCCGCTGTCAATATAATGGGTGAGATGCTTCGTCCCAACCTGATAAAAAGCCAGCCTGCGTTGGTGCCGGTCGGCCAACTCGCGCAGACGCCAAATCAGCGCCGGAAAACTTGTCGGATTACCGATGGGATCCCCCATGGCGATCAGACTACGATGCGTTTGCCCGAACATAATAAAGGCGTCATGATGGGGCGAAAACAGAAAGTGCTTATCCCCCGTCAGCGCCAAAAAAGCGTTCGTGGTTGAAGCCTGACGGGCAAGACGGCGCACAATTTCCATCTCCTCAGCGCTAGGGGGCGGAGCAAGAGGGCGAGACGGGCGGAAGAACTGATGCACGCCAACCGCAAAGGCCACGGCCACAACCACAAGCGTGCTGCGAAGCGAGCGCGAGGCATCGCCCTCAAGCCCCAAGGTGATTTTCCACCAGAGGTATTCGTCGTAATCGACTTGCTTATAGGCAAAGAACAAAAGCCAGACGATGATCGCCAGCGTTACCGCGATAAAGAGCCACCAGCCAAGACTAAGCTCCATCATGGAAATCTTGCTAGGCCGATAAAACGCGCGGCGTGAAAGAGCCACAAGGCAAAAGATAACCGCCATAAACGCGGCCTCTTCGTAGTCAAAGCCTTTGGTCAACGAAAAGAACAGTCCGCTCGCCAACAGCAAGAGCGCGGTGGGATAGGCGCTGTCATACCGATTATAGATGCCATGCGCGACAAAAAGCATCGCGAAGCCAACGACTGAGCCCATAAGATGCGAGCCTTCGATTAGCCCCATCGGAAAGTAATGAACCAACCATTCGATGCGGCCATCCGCCGCTGGCGTTGTTCCAGAAATCAAAAGGACAACACCGGAAAAGGCGACGAGAACGGCCAGTAAGGTCGGCAAAAAGGTTTTTGTCATCCACATAATGACGCGGGCGGGCAAGCTGACATTATCAGCAACATGCCGCACCACCGCTTTACCCTCGACCATCACGACAACAGCAGAGGCCACCACAAAAGGAAGCACATAGTACAAGACGCGATAGAGCAAAAGCGCGCCAAGCAGGCTTCCTGTCGGCATTTGATTACCTAGTCCGCCCAGCATCACGGCTTCGAAAACGCCTAGACCTCCGGGCACATGACTAATAAGCCCCAACCACAACGCCGCGCTAAAAAGGCTGATAAAGGCCAGAAACCCAAAGGCATGATCGGCAGGAAGTAAGAGATACGCCACAGCGCCCGTTGCCAAAATATCCACAAGACCCACGGCATATTGCGCCCACACAATGGACGATGAAGGCAGGGCTATTTTCCCCTCGCCCCACTGAACAAGCCGCCTTTTATGAACAAAACTTGGCAAAGCAAGACAAATCAACAGCAGACAAGCCCCAATCCATCGCGTTTCGGCCTCGCCAATTCCCAGCCAGTCAACAAACAGCCGCGTATCGAAAATAAGCCCCAGTGAGGCCGCGAGCGTAAGCCCCAACAAAAACGTCGCCGTGCAAAACAGGCTGATTTTCACCACGGCCTGACCCGACACACCAAGCGCCTTATAACAACGCAGCCTGACCGCGCCGCCACTTAAAAGGGCAAACCCAACAGCGTTGCTGATGGCGTTGGCCAACGCTGCCGTCGCGGCAATGGAAAGAAAGGGGACGTTCGCCTGCGCATAGCGGCAACCTAGAACGTCATAAAACACCAGCGCAGCATAACTGCACGCAACGCACAGCAGCGCCGTGCCAAGTTTCCACGCGGGCAAAGACAGGACGTAGTCCCAAATGTCGCGCGGCTGAACATCGCTCAATAATTGGTGCGCGGCATACAGGCACACACCGATAAAAACCAAGCGCAAAAGGATAAAAAGAGAAGAGGATGTTTTGCTCATGATATCCTGTCGCTGTTTAAATCACGCGACGATTTAACTTATAAATGAAGACCCTCTGGGCCACGACTATGCAGATCCAGATGAAAGCCATGCTCAGGATGGACATGGCTGCTCCCATCGTCGGGGCCGTCGTCGCCATCACTGGTGACATGGCTTCTCTGGCGCGAAAACGGGACGCAAAACCAACGGGCATTTGTTTTGTACGCAATGGACATAGGCAAACCGCCAAAAAACTCTACCGAAAGGCAGAACAAAGATATCGTACCAGAACGGGCATTGTTGTAAAGGGGGATTCGCTTAGCTACGCCACGCCCACGTCTTTTGGCGAAGCCAAAAGCGCAGAAAAACAGGCAAGGTCTTTTGGCGAAGCCAAAAGCGCAGAAAAACAGGCAAGGTCTTTTGGCGAAGCCAAAAGCGCAGAAAAACAGGCAAGGTCTTTTGGCGAAGCCAAAAACAGCCTATATGGCCACCAGTCCCCCTACGCTCCTTCGGAGCTTCGGCGGACATAAGATTTTCTAAAGCTCGGCTTTGCCTCGCCAAGAAAATCTAATGGTGGGCGCGACAGGGATTGAACCTGTGACCCCTACCATGTCAAGGTAGTGCTCTACCGCTGAGCTACGCGCCCGACCCAGCCAGAAGGACGACAAGAGCGTCCGGCGGATCAGAGCAGGCGATTTAGCATTATGAAGCGCCTCGCGCAAGCCTCCCCCACACCCAAAACGCAAAAAAATGAGAAAAAGACCTTTCTTGTGGGCCGAAAGATGACATAAGCTCTCCTTATGTCACTTTTCTGCTCTTTATCCCGTCTTTCGCGCCACCCCACAACCATCCAATTCCTGAAATTCGGGATTATTGGCCTGATCGGCTTTGTCGTTGATACGGCCTTTTTATATATCGGGATTGGGGCTTTGGGGCTGGGGCGCATTGCCGCAGGCTTTTTTGCCTTTCCCTTTGCTGTCACGGTGACATGGATAGGCAACCGCCTCTTCACCTTCCGCGATCATGAGCATGAGCCCATGGCGCAGCAGTGGGCAAAGTTCGCCGCCGTTTGCGCGGTGGGCATCGTGTTCAATCGCGGCACTTATACGCTGATGGTCAGCCTGATCCCCTTGGTCTATGCCTATCCCGTTTTGGGCCTTTTGGGCGGCACGGCGGCGGGTATGTTCTTTAATTTCTTCGCATCCAAACGGCTTGTTTTCGGTCAAAAAACAGCACCCAAGCGATAGATTTTATTTGCTTTCACCCCCTTAAAACATATAATTCCCCCTATATTGCCAAGCAATATCAATCATTTCAAGCAATGGGAATAATGGTCATGACAATAGATGAAACACGTTCATCGGGCTCCCCCTATCGAAAATCCATCATGGGCTATGATTTCAGAGCAGCAGCAGAAATGTCAAAAGAGAGGACGCGCCTTCAAACTGCGCTTGCCGTGCGCGAGGCCGCCGCCGCCAAGCTCACAAAAAAAGAAGAGAAATACGATTTTATCGATAATAACATCGATAAGCCCATCATCATTGTCCCCCTCTCTCTATCAATCATTATAACCTCTTATGCCTATGGTTCTAAAAAGCCGCTTTTAGGCGTCCTCGGCATTCTCTTTCCGACGGCTTTGTACATGGCCGACCTTTATATGACGAAGAAAAAACAGGTTCTCTTTAAAGAAAGAGCGCCGATACAGGAAAATATCCAAAAAATAAGGGCGGCGGCAAACGACACCAACGCCTCACTGAAATCTGTAAAAACGGAATGTCGTGAGCGCCTTCTGGCCATGCGGGAGGAGCGCTATAAAGTCCTGCCTCAATCCATAAAGGACAAGATGGCCGACAAAATCCCTTTGAGCAAAGTAGAGAAAAACGCAATCCTCAGCGTTTCAAGAAATTACAACGAAAGCTGCGGCGGCTGCCTTCCAAGATATCGGCCTCGACCTTCAACAAACACCTTCTAAACGAAGCCCCGCCCCTTCCCCCTTGTAATTCCCCTGCCGCACCCTACATACTGTGTAGGCATTAGGGAGGACGCGGCATGGATCTTTCAAAATATACCGAGCGGGCGCAGGGCTTTATGCAAAACGCGCAGATGGAGGCCTTAAAACGCCAGCATCAACGCCTTTTGCCTGAACACATGCTTAAAGTCCTGATGGACGATACGGAAGGCATGGCCGCCGCGCTGATCAAGGCCACGGGCGGCGACGCGAAACGCGTGAAGGACGCGACGCTTGCGGCGCTCGATTCCCTACCCAAAGTCTATGCCTCTGGCAACGCGGATCAACTTCACCTCTCTGCCGAATTCGCCCGCGCTTTGGGGACAGCCGAAGAATTAGCGCACAAGGCGGGCGATAGCTTTGTGACGGCTGAGCGCCTGTTGCAGGCGCTTGCTATGGCGAGTGGCTCTGCCGCGCAAAAGATTTTGGCCGAGGCGGGAGTCACACCCGAAAAGCTCAACCAAGCCATCAACGATCTTCGCAAGGGTCGCACTGCCGACAGTGCTGGCGCGGAAGCCGGTTACGATGCGCTGAAGAAATACGCCCGCGATCTGACGCAGGCTGCGAAGGAAGGCAAGCTTGACCCCGTCATCGGGCGCGATGAGGAAATCCGCCGTGCCGTGCAAGTTTTGGCAAGGCGCACGAAAAATAACCCCGTTCTGATTGGAGAGCCCGGTGTGGGCAAGACCGCGATCATCGAAGGTCTCGCGCAACGCATCTTTAAGGGCGACGTGCCAGAGGGACTGAAGAACAAGCGCGTTCTGTCACTCGACCTTGGTTCCCTGATCGCGGGCGCGAAGTATCGCGGCGAGTTTGAAGAGCGCCTGAAGGCGGTTTTAAGCGAGATTACGGCGGCGGCGGGCGAGGTCATCATCTTTATCGATGAGCTTCACCTTCTGGTCGGCGCTGGCAAAACGGAAGGCGCGATGGACGCGTCCAACATGCTTAAGCCCGCTTTGGCGCGAGGCGAGCTTCACTGCATCGGCGCGACGACGCTGGACGAATACCGCAAGGACATTGAAAAGGACGCCGCCCTCGCTCGACGCTTCCAGCCCATTTTCGTCAATCAGCCGAGCGTGGAGGACACCATCTCTATCCTGCGCGGGCTCAAGGAAAAGTATGAGCTTCACCACGGCGTGCGAATAACGGACG harbors:
- the infC gene encoding translation initiation factor IF-3 yields the protein MPAPFFLTIMRRLRHGLLCINKRGDTSIARPPLSGSRPEGPVRRDKEEGPRVNGAIIAKQIRVIDSDGEMLGLMSVRDAMAKAEETGLDLVEISPGAEPPVCKILDYGKYRFELQKKAAEARKKQKVVELKEIKLRPGIDDHDFNIKMKNSRTFLEEGDKVKITLRFRGREMAHQDIAQALLKRVRELLDDVGKVVSEPSFEGRQIVMIIAPK
- the mprF gene encoding bifunctional lysylphosphatidylglycerol flippase/synthetase MprF; translated protein: MSKTSSSLFILLRLVFIGVCLYAAHQLLSDVQPRDIWDYVLSLPAWKLGTALLCVACSYAALVFYDVLGCRYAQANVPFLSIAATAALANAISNAVGFALLSGGAVRLRCYKALGVSGQAVVKISLFCTATFLLGLTLAASLGLIFDTRLFVDWLGIGEAETRWIGACLLLICLALPSFVHKRRLVQWGEGKIALPSSSIVWAQYAVGLVDILATGAVAYLLLPADHAFGFLAFISLFSAALWLGLISHVPGGLGVFEAVMLGGLGNQMPTGSLLGALLLYRVLYYVLPFVVASAVVVMVEGKAVVRHVADNVSLPARVIMWMTKTFLPTLLAVLVAFSGVVLLISGTTPAADGRIEWLVHYFPMGLIEGSHLMGSVVGFAMLFVAHGIYNRYDSAYPTALLLLASGLFFSLTKGFDYEEAAFMAVIFCLVALSRRAFYRPSKISMMELSLGWWLFIAVTLAIIVWLLFFAYKQVDYDEYLWWKITLGLEGDASRSLRSTLVVVAVAFAVGVHQFFRPSRPLAPPPSAEEMEIVRRLARQASTTNAFLALTGDKHFLFSPHHDAFIMFGQTHRSLIAMGDPIGNPTSFPALIWRLRELADRHQRRLAFYQVGTKHLTHYIDSGMQFARLGEEARLDLKDFTLEGGRYKQIRQNLTRGEHQNLTFEIVPMEGVAQIEPALHAISDQWLTEKKTREKTFSLGAYRASYIEQFPVAVVRYQGRIVAFANVWALDEKQELSVDLMRHAVDAPQGTMDFLFGSMLVWGKEQGYAYFNLGMAPMVGFLSHRLAPLWTRWGAFIYTHGESFYNFKGLYSFKNKYHPVWRPRYLAFAGGSVLSLLLEVAILIAGGIKGLFRK
- a CDS encoding GtrA family protein produces the protein MSLFCSLSRLSRHPTTIQFLKFGIIGLIGFVVDTAFLYIGIGALGLGRIAAGFFAFPFAVTVTWIGNRLFTFRDHEHEPMAQQWAKFAAVCAVGIVFNRGTYTLMVSLIPLVYAYPVLGLLGGTAAGMFFNFFASKRLVFGQKTAPKR
- a CDS encoding BrnT family toxin produces the protein MEFEWNENKNAANIGRHKISFDAVFDFDWAHALITDRTRHADGEPRFAAIGILYGKIYTIIYTHREERRRIISLRRSNKPEEKAYDEIH
- a CDS encoding alpha/beta fold hydrolase; amino-acid sequence: MRKSLFLLFLLWASPAWASIPTPVTIPYFGSSWFYKPDEGPSIGFVAVLSPSTGWDEQTAHTARHLAHEGYAVLGLDAKVFEASTKGSDAECVYPSGLIEEAAQDLQKTPDHPMYHRPLIVGLGDSGILAATTMLQALPGTYKGALAPQFCAASAVSKLLCLGSRMVRQDKAYRLAKSGVVKADEGLFLAAQEGCGVDSSTWPVQASDDARSFIDDGLKKLQAKKQAEAIDALKDLPLEYLPAEDNDWLVILISGDGGWRDIDRQIGEKMQKAGYAVIGIDSLRYFWNEKTPAETAAMLDRVVAEAQQAWNKRRVALIGYSFGADLLPFAITQMKTASHVSFMGLLGFTRYALFEITAGSFVGIGDTRYDNKEQIKKIPPSIKTLCVYGQSENADDDDSESLCPALHQPQVETLGLSGGHHFDGDYQGLTQQLIDRIKQRP
- the thrS gene encoding threonine--tRNA ligase; protein product: MSNLATTAAQEPLSFTLPDGSVKSLPSPVTGLELATSIGAGLAKAALAVKLNGTTLDLARTLETSGKVEIITRKSPEALELIRHDTSHVMAEAVQELFPGTQVTIGPSIENGFYYDFARDEPFSTEDFPKIEEKMREIMKRNAPLERKVMSRADAIAHFEAKGEKYKVELIRDLPEDQTITLYTQGAWGDLCRGPHLPSTGTIGTAFKLTKLAGAYWRGDSKNAVLQRIYGTAWRDDKELEAYLMMIEEAEKRDHRKLGRELDLYHFQDEAPGSVFWHQKGWAVYRCLEAYMRRRQDATGYIEVKTPQLYDSSLFKASGHWDMYGDKMFKVQIAKSDEEGSRDEVLGLKPMNCPGHAQIFKQGIKSYRDLPIRMAEFGNCHRNEAHGAMHGLLRVRQMTQDDGHIFCTEAQIMGESLQFCKLVEETYTDMGFTIHRVRLATRPDVRGGSDEVWDKAEGAMHAALKGAGLEYDLNEGDGAFYGPKIEFYLRDAIGREWQCGTLQCDFVLPERLDIAYVAEDGQKHRPVMLHRATLGTFHRFMGVLVEHYAGKFPFWMAPVQVVICTITNDAYAYAEEVYKKLLDAGLRVQIDLRSEKINSKIRDHSLQKIPAILVVGKKEAEGQSVAIRRLDGPAQEVVGLIEATQRLVKEATPPDLLRK
- a CDS encoding BrnA antitoxin family protein is translated as MTKSTSYKTYDDDAPLTKTELRRLRPAREVDPELVAAHKAGTLKRGRGRPPSSNKTPISIRVDNDVLEFFKAKGAGWQTRMGDALRAFVDVAR